A window from Montipora capricornis isolate CH-2021 chromosome 7, ASM3666992v2, whole genome shotgun sequence encodes these proteins:
- the LOC138056391 gene encoding LOW QUALITY PROTEIN: store-operated calcium entry regulator STIMATE-like (The sequence of the model RefSeq protein was modified relative to this genomic sequence to represent the inferred CDS: substituted 1 base at 1 genomic stop codon) — MNQSSASPGSVSLRNSEVEATKLALTTNMSSSGPNCQLNDHFGLVVQGILAAVAFSTLILKRLREPVLDRRPVLIWFFDTSKQAVGAMLVHFANIFLAGLFRGDPCTWXVLDNFLLDSTLGLVVIYLCLRFMQVVVRIYEWDSLRFGEYGNPPQCKAWAGQCILYLCAVIVEKGTITLLVQLDFWIEVRKFILLPVKNHPKVELAIVMLIIPFVFNAIMFWVVDNFLMRKKKKLFQKHDTKSIVNKVKYEKRLVDNGSDEEAILLDNMADSGEAMTLPDDSIYHRDTVRR; from the exons ATGAACCAGTCGTCTGCATCGCCTGGGTCCGTTTCTTTGCGTAATTCTGAGGTCGAGGCGACAAAGCTCGCTCTCACAACAAACATGTCTTCGAGTGGACCGAACTGCCAGTTAAATGATCACTTTGGGCTTGTCGTTCAAGGAATCTTAGCGGCTGTGGCGTTCAGCACTCTAATTT TAAAAAGGTTGCGAGAGCCAGTTTTGGATAGAAGACCAGTCCTCATTTG GTTTTTTGACACTTCAAAACAAGCTGTTGGTGCGATGCTGGTTCACTTTGCCAATATATTTTTAGCTGGTCTTTTTAGAGGTGATCCCTGCACTTGGTAA GTACTTGATAATTTTCTGTTGGATTCCACTCTCGGATTGGTCGTCATTTACCTTTGTCTGCGGTTCATGCAAGTTGTGGTTAGAATATATGAGTGGGATTCACTGAGATTTGGTGAATATG GTAATCCTCCACAATGCAAGGCATGGGCAGGACAATGCATTTTATACCTCTGTGCTGTCATTGTGGAGAAAGGCACCATAACTCTATTAGTTCAGTTGGATTTCTGGATAGAAGTCCGGAAGTTTATACTTTTGCCGGTGAAGAATCACCCCAAAGTGGAATTGGCGATTGTGATGTTAATAATACCATTTGTTTTTAAT GCTATCATGTTCTGGGTGGTGGATAATTTCCTCATGCGCAAAAAGAAGAAGCTATTTCAGAAGCACGACACAAAGAGCATAGTGAACAAAGTCAAATATGAGAAGCGACTCGTGGATAATGGCTCTGATGAAGAAGCGATCTTGTTAGACAACATGGCTGACAGCGGGGAGGCTATGACACTCCCAGATGATAGCATTTATCACAGGGATACTGTCAGGAGATAG
- the LOC138057672 gene encoding uncharacterized protein, whose protein sequence is MQGFQYLVFFTAVLFTVGTCLSEITASSCSQKTFTDAAKSCSNNFYEDLRKNPQKNCRQLFSKTLSPCVQNIVEKCKNETHAENLELLKARSDDIIAQRSYFCMDGMLNSFKNFKSRDCPVRALEKARKCAQSFHKTFREDKGSPSLCRKFKKAKRCITRALERCKKSRTVDKTMELYRDSHNPHCLGGQDAYRKPARDAIKPSGACTAREYSLKTRECISSFVQTLQKEPRKPCRRTFFNKYYLCTKNIAFECFKNVSSFDMRNIKRWFISSRSYYEQMFCDVINFKIAYPRQLRGSHCEENYVQAKETCESSYIATYKENKADKSLCRKYAEAKRCTKNATLSMCTVNSELQEEVNFIYDNFNPFCAQFTDPPFTVEKPIERDPPFTVEKPIERDTRSSAIPRVNKGQFVVAKPWLCLAFAIFFLIMEVFS, encoded by the exons ATGCAGGGCTTTCAATATCTTGTTTTCTTCACAGCTG TTCTCTTTACAGTGGGGACTTGTTTGAGCGAGATAACGGCGTCTTCCTGCTCACAGAAGACATTTACGGATGCTGCAAAGAGTTGCAGCAACAATTTTTATGAGGACCTAAGAAAGAATCCACAAAAGAATTGCAG GCAACTTTTCTCTAAAACGTTGAGTCCCTGCGTCCAAAACATCgtcgaaaaatgcaagaatgaGACCCACGCTGAAAATCTGGAGTTACTGAAAGCGCGGTCTGATGACATCATCGCACAACGGAGCTATTTTTGCATGGATGGGATGTTGAATTCGTTTAAGAATTTCAAGTCACGAGACTGTCCAGTGCGAGCACTTGAAAAGGCAAGAAAGTGTGCCCAATCATTTCACAAGACATTTAGGGAGGATAAAGGAAGTCCCTCTTTGTGCAG GAAATTCAAGAAGGCTAAGAGATGCATCACACGAGCACTCGAAAGATGCAAGAAATCTCGGACAGTGGACAAAACAATGGAGTTGTATCGTGACTCGCACAATCCGCACTGCCTTGGAGGTCAAGACGCGTATAGAAAGCCAG CTAGGGACGCCATCAAACCATCCGGCGCATGCACAGCAAGAGAATACTCGCTCAAAACAAGAGAATGCATTTCGAGTTTCGTGCAAACCCTCCAGAAGGAACCCAGAAAACCCTGCAG GCGAACTTTTTTTAACAAGTATTACCTTTGCACAAAGAACATCGCCTTTGAGTGCTTCAAAAATGTGTCCAGTTTCGACATGAGAAATATCAAGAGATGGTTTATCAGCAGCCGATCTTATTACGAGCAAATGTTCTGCGATGTTATCAATTTTAAGATTGCCTATCCGCGACAACTTCGGGGCAGTCACTGTGAGGAGAACTACGTTCAAGCAAAGGAGACATGCGAGTCCAGCTACATTGCTAcgtacaaagaaaacaaagcggaCAAGTCTCTTTGCCG taaATACGCGGAAGCGAAGCGTTGCACAAAGAATGCTACACTTAGCATGTGCACAGTTAATTCAGAACTACAGGAAGAAGTCAATTTCATTTACGACAACTTCAACCCGTTTTGTGCTCAATTTACGGATCCTCCTTTCACAGTTGAGAAACCTATCGAGAGGGATCCTCCTTTCACAGTTGAGAAACCTATCGAGAGGGATACAAGAAGTTCTGCGATCCCTAGAGTGAACAAAGGACAGTTTGTTGTCGCTAAGCCCTGGTTATGTTTAGCGtttgccattttctttttgatcaTGGAAGTATTTTCTTGA
- the LOC138056390 gene encoding uncharacterized protein has translation MQGFRYLVFLTAVEACLSEIAASSSSQKTFKDAAKSCINNFYKELKKNPHKDCRHLFSETLSSCVQNSVEKCKNETDAENLELLKARSEDIIAQPSFFCTDGMLNSFKNFKARDCPLRAHEKARKCAESFHKTFREDKGSPSLCRKFTKAKRCITRALQRCKKSRIVNKTMAMYRDSYNPHCLGGQDVEEMPVSWPIKPFGSCTEKEYLLKTRECISSFVQTLQKEPRRSCRRAFFNKFYFCSKNIAIDCFKNVSSYDMRNIKRRFISSRSRDEQMFCDGINFKLSYPRQLRDNQCEKNYVQAKETCESSYIATYKENKADKSLCRKYAEAKRCTKNATLRMCTVTSELLEEVNFIYDNFNPFCAEFTDPPFPVES, from the exons ATGCAGGGCTTTCGATATCTGGTTTTCCTCACAGCTG TGGAGGCTTGTTTAAGCGAGATAGCGGCATCTTCCTCCTCACAGAAGACATTTAAAGATGCTGCGAAGAGTTGCATAAACAACTTTTATAAAGAGCTGAAAAAGAATCCACATAAGGATTGCAG GCATCTTTTCTCTGAGACGTTGAGTTCCTGCGTCCAAAACAGCGTCGAGAAATGCAAGAATGAAACAGACGCTGAAAATCTGGAGTTACTCAAAGCCAGGTCTGAAGATATCATCGCGCAACCGAGCTTTTTTTGCACGGACGGGATGTTGAATTCGTTTAAGAATTTCAAAGCGCGAGACTGTCCTTTGCGAGCACATGAAAAGGCTAGGAAGTGTGCCGAATCCTTCCACAAGACATTCAGGGAGGATAAAGGAAGTCCCTCTTTGTGCAG GAAATTCACAAAGGCCAAGAGATGCATCACACGAGCACTACAAAGATGCAAGAAATCTCGGATAGTGAACAAAACAATGGCGATGTACCGCGACTCGTACAATCCGCACTGCCTTGGAGGTCAAGACGTGGAGGAAATGCCAG TAAGCTGGCCCATAAAACCATTCGGCTCGTGCACAGAAAAAGAATACTTGCTCAAAACAAGAGAATGTATTTCGAGTTTTGTGCAAACCCTCCAGAAGGAACCAAGAAGATCCTGCAG gcGGGCTTTTTTTAACAAGTTTTACTTTTGCTCAAAGAACATCGCCATTGACTGCTTCAAAAATGTGTCCAGTTACGACATGAGAAATATCAAGAGACGGTTTATCAGCAGCCGATCTCGTGACGAGCAAATGTTCTGCGATGGTATCAATTTTAAGCTTTCCTATCCGCGACAACTTCGGGACAATCAATGTGAGAAGAACTACGTTCAAGCAAAGGAGACATGCGAGTCCAGCTACATTGCTAcgtacaaagaaaacaaagcggaCAAGTCTCTTTGCCG TAAATACGCGGAAGCGAAGCGTTGCACAAAGAATGCTACCCTTAGGATGTGCACAGTTACCTCAGAACTACTGGAAGAAGTCAATTTCATTTACGACAACTTCAACCCGTTTTGCGCTGAATTTACGGATCCTCCTTTCCCGGTTGAATCATAA